AGAAAGAATACACTGATCTTGGAAATATCAAATACATCAACCACGTTCAGATTTTTGAAAATAAAGGAAGTGTAATGGGCTGCAGCAACCCGCATCCACACGGGCAGATCTGGGCACAATCTTCATTGCCAACTCAGGTTGAAAAAACACACAACAGCTTAAAAGCCTATTACGATAAAAACCAAAAAACATTATTGGAAGATTACGTTCAGGCCGAATTAAAAGCAGGAAGCCGTATTGTAATCGAAAACGATCATTTTGTAGCACTAGTTCCATTCTGGGCAATCTGGCCTTATGAAACTATGATTGTGAGCAAAAGAGCAATCAGTAAAATAACAAGTTTTAATGCTGAAGAAGTGAAGGCTTTCGCCAAAATCTTAAAACAGTTAACGATTAAATACGATAACTTATTTAGTACTTCGTTTCCTTATTCTTCAGGAATTCATCAAGCTCCTACAGATGGTTTTGATCATCCTGAATGGCATTTCCACATGCATTTTTACCCACCATTGTTACGTTCGGCTACTGTAAAAAAATTCATGGTAGGATATGAAATGATGGGAGAATCACAAAGAGACATCACACCAGAAAAAAGTGCTGAGATTTTAAGACAACAATCAGAAGTACACTATAAAAGTGCCGTGAAAATCGACTAATTATAGAATAATAACAGGGCCGATTTAAAAATTTAACAGAATTACTCTTCTATAAATGTAAAAAACACATTTAAAATGATAGTTTTTTCAGTTTTTATTTTAAATTTGGCTTCTGTTCGTGTTTTCATAAAAAAATAACAGAATAAAAACACATATTTCATTTTTAACCAGATATAACCACATTAAAACCATTTTCAAAAATAAACAAACAATCACCTTATACTAATTATCTAAAATACTATTAACAATGAACCAGAACCTCTCTTTCGCAGACTATGCGGTTTTTATTATCTATTTTATAGTAGTCTCTGTGTACGGTTACACTGTTTACCGCAAGCGTAAACAAGATGAACACGACGCAAAGGCTTATTTTTTGGCCGAAGGTAACTTAACTTGGTGGGCTATTGGAGCTTCATTAATCGCCTCTAACATCTCTGCAGAGCAATTCATCGGAATGAGTGGTGAAGGTTTCTTTTTAGGAATCGCTGTTGCTGCCTATGAGTGGCTTGCCGCTGTTGCACTTATTATTGTTGCAGTTTGGTTTATACCTGTATATCTTAAAAATAAGATTTACACGATGCCTCAATTCTTAAAAACCCGTTACAATGAATCAACAGCACTTATTATGGCTGTTTTCTGGTTGTTTTTATATGTTTTTGTAAACTTGACTTCTATTTTATATTTAGGAGCTGTTGCCATTAACGGTCTTGCCGGAGGAGAATATCTTCATGTTATTATGGTTGGTTTAGCAGTTTTTGCTTTGCTAATTTCATTAGGAGGAATGAAAGTGGTTGCTTATACAGACGTTATTCAAGTTGCCGTTTTAATTATCGGAGGTTTGGTAACTTCTTATATCGCCTTAACAACAGTTGGCCAATCATTTGGTGTTGGTCAAAATGCGATCGAAGGCTTCAAAGTCTTGATGAGAGAAGCGCCAGATCATTTCAAAATGATTATTCCAAAACCAACTCCAACATCTTCTCAATTAGAGATCGACAAATATTTGACTTTCCCTGGTTTACTATCTTACGCAGCAGGTATCTGGATCATCAACCTAAACTACTGGGGATGTAACCAATACATTACCCAAAGAGCACTTGGTGCAGATTTACAAACAGCACGTACAGGTATCTTGTTTGCTGGTATGTTGAAATTATTAATGCCGCTTATTGTAATGTTACCAGGCATTGCTGCTTATGTTTTATATACAAACGGACATTTACCTCAATTAGAAGGAGGCGTAAAAGATGAGGCTTACTCTGCTGTATTAACATTCCTGCCAACAGGATTAAAAGGTCTTTCTGTTGCTGCATTAACAGCTGCGATTGTAGCTTCATTAGCTGGAAAAGTAAATAGTATTTCAACTATCTATACATTAGACGTACATAAAAAATACATCCAAAAAGACGCTGGTGAAAAACAACAAGTAAATATTGGACGTTTTGCCGTATTCGCAGCCATGCTTTTAGCCGTATTATTTACATGGAATGACATTTTAGGTATTGGTGGTGTTGGTGGTTTCACTTACATCCAAAAATATACTGGATTCATCAGCCCTGGGGTTTTTGCTATGTTCTTCCTTGGTATGTTCTGGAAAAGAACTACTGGTTCAGCTGCAATTGTAGGTGTAATTTTAGGATTCGTGTTATCTGTTTTATTCAACGAATATGCTCCGGCATTATTTGGAAACGACACACTTTTATATACAGCATATCCTAACGGAAAAGGTGGATTCGAAATTCCGTTCCACATTTGTATGGGATTATCATTCTTCTTCACTATGTTAGTAATGATTTTAATGAGTTTTGCTGGTCCAAAAGTGAACCCAAAAGCGTTCGAAACAGAACCTGGAATGTTCAAAGTAAAACCACAAACTACCGTTTTAATTGTAATTACATTACTTATTATAGTGGCACTTTATGTTAAATTCTGGTAATGTCTTAATAACAATATCTTTAAGAAAAAAGGATCTCAGAAATGGGGTCCTTTTTTAATATTATAGTTCAAGAGTGTTATAGAGTCTTTAAAAAAAGATAGCCTCAAAAAAACATCTAATTTCTTAGTCAATTTTATTTTTTTCAATATTTTACAGACTATCTTATTTTGCAGATATTGAATTATTCTACGGATATTAATTCCCCGCAAACAACAGCTGTGATAAAGGATAACCACACTTTTTCAGCAGTACATTTTCTGTATCTTAATCCTTTTATTTTTTTGAAATATTATGAATATACTTTCGTGATGTTTTAAATTAAATAATTTTTTTCTTACAATATTGAAGTGATTGAAAAAAAATCTGCAAAATGAGTAAAGACGTAAAAATTTAAATACGAAATCCTTTAGATTTGCCAGCAAATTCACATCACCAAATGAAAAAAAACTATTTACTTTTTATTCTTATCATTTTGGCACCTGTTTTTATTCAAGCGCAGGAAGCTAACACTAATTTCTTACCGAATATAACGCCTCCATCCCCTTCGGCGTTTCAATTTGTAAAATATGGAAACACTCCTATAGGAATGTCAACGGGATCGCCCAATATACAGATTCCTCTTTTTACCTATAAAACAACCAATATCAATGTTCCGTTTAGTTTAAATTATTCCAGCACCGGAATTAAAGTAGATGAAGTTAACGGAAGAACCGGGCTGGGTTGGAACCTTATTGGAGGCGGAATGATTACCCGCATCGTAAGAAATCTTGAAGATGATTTTATAGACGATTTCCCTATGAAACATTTTGATATTTCGGCAATAAATAAATCTAATGCACTAGTCAATATTTATTTTAATTTATACGGTGAAAACTTTGGAAAAGACAGTGAAAGAGATCTATTTGTATTCAATTTTTCTGGCCATTCTGGAAAATTTTACATTGATGCCAACAATGGGATTGTTTTTCTGGAAAAAACAGATTTAAGAATAGATGTAATCAATACTGTTGGACAGGATATCTTTACTTTTTCGGCTACTACTCCAGATGGCACTTCTTATTTTTTCAACGAAGTGGAATATACTTCATTAAGAACTCAAGGCGGAAGTCATGCTCCACCTACAGTAAAAGCAACCGGATGGTATTTAACTAAAATTGTCCACCCGAAAGGAGATGAAGTATATTTTAATTATGATGATTTAAGCAAAACTTATATACAATCAGAAAGCCAGCAGGCATCTAGATCGTTTCCG
This is a stretch of genomic DNA from Flavobacterium endoglycinae. It encodes these proteins:
- a CDS encoding UDP-glucose--hexose-1-phosphate uridylyltransferase → MKNFDINEDPHRRFNPLINEWVLVSPHRAKRPWQGQNETISTESLPKYDPTCYLCPGNVRANGVSNPDYKNSFVFDNDFAAMKQDEIIFEEDIKHTFFKAKPEQGISRVVCFSPRHDLTLPEMEVADIENIVKTWQKEYTDLGNIKYINHVQIFENKGSVMGCSNPHPHGQIWAQSSLPTQVEKTHNSLKAYYDKNQKTLLEDYVQAELKAGSRIVIENDHFVALVPFWAIWPYETMIVSKRAISKITSFNAEEVKAFAKILKQLTIKYDNLFSTSFPYSSGIHQAPTDGFDHPEWHFHMHFYPPLLRSATVKKFMVGYEMMGESQRDITPEKSAEILRQQSEVHYKSAVKID
- a CDS encoding sodium/sugar symporter; translated protein: MNQNLSFADYAVFIIYFIVVSVYGYTVYRKRKQDEHDAKAYFLAEGNLTWWAIGASLIASNISAEQFIGMSGEGFFLGIAVAAYEWLAAVALIIVAVWFIPVYLKNKIYTMPQFLKTRYNESTALIMAVFWLFLYVFVNLTSILYLGAVAINGLAGGEYLHVIMVGLAVFALLISLGGMKVVAYTDVIQVAVLIIGGLVTSYIALTTVGQSFGVGQNAIEGFKVLMREAPDHFKMIIPKPTPTSSQLEIDKYLTFPGLLSYAAGIWIINLNYWGCNQYITQRALGADLQTARTGILFAGMLKLLMPLIVMLPGIAAYVLYTNGHLPQLEGGVKDEAYSAVLTFLPTGLKGLSVAALTAAIVASLAGKVNSISTIYTLDVHKKYIQKDAGEKQQVNIGRFAVFAAMLLAVLFTWNDILGIGGVGGFTYIQKYTGFISPGVFAMFFLGMFWKRTTGSAAIVGVILGFVLSVLFNEYAPALFGNDTLLYTAYPNGKGGFEIPFHICMGLSFFFTMLVMILMSFAGPKVNPKAFETEPGMFKVKPQTTVLIVITLLIIVALYVKFW